One part of the Paramormyrops kingsleyae isolate MSU_618 chromosome 2, PKINGS_0.4, whole genome shotgun sequence genome encodes these proteins:
- the LOC111856631 gene encoding matrix metalloproteinase-17-like, which produces MFLFSVIWFLSETSAAPSLTAEQMSMSMDWLSKFGYLPPPDPVTGQLQTKEALTKAIKAMQKFGGLEETGVLDEETLVLMKTPRCSLPDLSQSESPLRRRRRALPSQTKWSKRHLSWRIRTFPKESHLLGRDTVRALMYYALKVWSDIAPLDFHEVAGNQADIQIDFTKADHNDGYPFDGPGGTVAHAFYPGDSVTAGDVHFDNDEAWTFRSPSDSHGMDLFAVAVHEFGHAIGLAHASAMASIMRPYYQGPVGDPLKYSLPYEDKVRIWQLYGVRDSVSHTAQPDTSHGSDQPVLLDLPENRSTILPDSDIPDRCSAHFDAVAQIRGEAFFFKGKYFWRLTREKHLVSLRPAQIHRFWRGLPTTLDSVDAVYERPRDHKIVFFKGLNYWVFKDNNVEEGYPRPISDFGLPTEGVDAAFVWPHNDKTYFFKGDQYWRYDDYLHRMDLGYPKDSVLWKGIPAQLDDATRWSDGASYFFKGAEYWRVRGSDMEVEAGYPRPIGKDWLLCADMLSDSPAPDVNGTDTRLRGQHRASHAGSNYQVCSCTSDSATPLWLRPSFSLLALLVCFWTLPVGLCTDL; this is translated from the exons GATTGGCTGAGCAAGTTTGGGTACCTCCCACCCCCAGACCCTGTGACAGGACAGCTGCAGACCAAGGAGGCTCTGACCAAAGCTATAAAAGCCATGCAGAAGTTTGGCGGTCTGGAGGAAACAGGGGTGTTGG ATGAAGAGACCCTGGTCCTGATGAAGACACCGCGCTGCTCTCTACCTGACCTTTCACAGTCAGAGTCACCTCTGAGGCGGCGGAGACGCGCACTACCATCTCAGACCAAGTGGAGCAAGAGGCACCTGTCTTGGAG GATCCGCACTTTCCCAAAGGAGTCTCACCTGCTGGGGAGGGACACAGTGCGAGCCCTGATGTACTATGCCCTGAAGGTGTGGAGCGACATCGCGCCTCTCGACTTCCACGAGGTGGCGGGCAACCAGGCAGACATACAGATCGACTTCACGAAGGCCGACCACAATGATGGGTACCCCTTCGATGGACCCGGAGGCACCGTGGCGCACGCCTTCTACCCAGGGGACAGTGTCACTGCCGGAGATGTTCACTTTGACAACGATGAGGCCTGGACTTTCAGGTCTCCTTCAG ACTCCCACGGGATGGACCTGTTTGCGGTGGCCGTGCATGAGTTTGGACATGCCATCGGCCTGGCTCACGCCTCCGCCATGGCATCTATCATGCGGCCATACTACCAGGGCCCTGTGGGCGACCCGCTCAAGTACAGCCTCCCCTACGAGGATAAAGTCCGCATCTGGCAACTTTACG GCGTGAGAGATTCAGTGTCTCACACGGCTCAACCAGACACCTCCCACGGTTCCGACCAGCCAGTGCTGCTGGATCTCCCTGAAAACAGGTCCACTATCTT GCCTGATAGTGACATCCCGGACAGATGTAGCGCTCACTTTGACGCGGTGGCCCAGATTCGGGGAGAGGCATTCTTCTTTAAAG GGAAGTACTTCTGGCGCTTGACGAGGGAGAAACATCTGGTGTCCCTGCGTCCAGCCCAGATCCACCGGTTCTGGAGGGGCCTGCCTACGACCCTGGACAGCGTAGATGCTGTGTATGAGAGGCCCAGGGACCACAAGATTGTCTTTTTTAAAG GGTTAAACTACTGGGTGTTCAAAGACAACAACGTGGAGGAGGGCTATCCCCGACCAATCAGTGACTTTGGCTTACCCACGGAGGGTGTGGATGCTGCCTTTGTCTGGCCACACAATGACAAGACCTACTTCTTCAAGGGTGACCAATACTGGCGCTATGACGACTACCTGCATCGGATGGACCTCGGCTACCCCAAGGACAGCGTGCTGTGGAAGGGGATCCCAGCACAGCTGGACGACGCCACACGCTGGTCTGATG GAGCCTCCTACTTCTTCAAGGGGGCAGAGTATTGGCGCGTGCGGGGCAGCGACATGGAGGTAGAGGCCGGCTACCCACGGCCCATCGGCAAAGACTGGCTGCTCTGTGCGGACATGCTGTCGGACTCTCCAGCCCCGGATGTCAATGGCACAGACACGCGCTTGCGTGGGCAGCACCGTGCCAGTCATGCAGGAAGCAATTACCAGGTGTGCTCCTGCACCTCCGACTCGGCCACGCCCCTCTGGCTCCGCCCATCCTTCTCCTTACTTGCACTACTGGTCTGCTTTTGGACTCTTCCAGTAGGCCTTTGTACAGACCTATGA